A stretch of DNA from Fibrobacter succinogenes:
TTCGAGAAATCGTTGCAACTTGTCTAGCAGCAATTTTTTTCATTAATTCTTCTTGAAGCCATCCTGTCAAACAATTAACTAAAACAGAAACATCTCGCGATTCAGGAAGCATTAAACGATTTTTTAAAATGCGCTTTATCTCATCATACACATTATCAGCATTTTTATCACAAACCAATTCAAATCGTGCTACAATTTTTTCAAACAATTTGTAATTTTGATTGAATAGACAATAAACATACTTATATAGCGGATGCTCGGAGTCGCTCAAAACATCAATAACATCTGTCTTTATTGCAGAAAGCGTTGCCGAGACATTATTCGCTCCGGCCTTTGATAATTTTACAATTATCGAATCTTCTTTAGATTCGTGATTCGCATATAGAATAAAAAAGTCCCGATTAGCATCCAATTCATTATTTACAACAGCCTGCGTCCAATTATAAAATGTTTTCCACAAATTCTCGGATCGATCCAATACAGGGGACTTCCCTGCTATAGACGATTTATCTTCTTCTGATATTTTTACACCCTCACCATTTTCAACTCCAACATCACCAAAATCTTCAACCGATACAAATGCATCATCAGATGCTTCAATCAATCGAAGCAACGCTCTCGGATACTGCAATGTATATCCAAATAATTGACCAGCAGCAGAAGAATTCATAAATGCCTCTAGCTATATAAATTTGATTTTACCTCTTCTCCACGGCTTCGATTTCTTCGGTATCGGTGATGCCGTAGAGTTGATAGACAAGAGTGTTGACTTGGGTTTCTAAATCTGTTGTATCTTCACCATTTTTCTTTGCGGTGATGATTTCATCGGCGAGAGTGGCGAGTTGTTGCAGGAGTTCCGCGTTTTCTAGGGGGATGCGGAGGTTTTCGAAGTAGGCTTTGCGGATTTCTCGGGTGCCGCCCATGAGCTCAGGGCAGTTGTACCATATCCAGAGTTTGACAAGGTTGGAATTGAATATGGCGAGGAGGGCTTTCAGTAAGTGGGCCCTATCGCCTTCGGCTCCAGGGTGACTTTTCGCATTGGATTGCTTCGCTTCGCTCGCAATGACGTTTTCCGTTCCCTTTGGCAAATTCTGCGAATTGTCCTTTTCCGTAATGATAAAAGATTTATCGTTGCTGAAAGAGCCGGTTTCATCATAGGTAAACGGAAATACCGATGTCATGTTCGGATATACAATTTTCGGTTTGGCGAATTCTTTATAATATCCGATCTGGTCCTGCGTTTCAAACCATTTGTTGCTGGTTTTCTTGCGAGCCTTGATTTCTTCGCCGTTCACAATATGCTTGGCACCGGTCTGTTCCAACTTTTCGATGCCAAAACTCAGCAGATGATTCTTGATTGCCGGATATTGGTTGATGTCAAGGTTTAATGCCGGGAAAGTTCCGATAAGATACTGGTCTTCTTTTTCCGTCACCCATGCGTTAATGTCTCGACCGCGAAGCAGTGGCTTTATGAGTTCTTCACTCTTGGGGTCTTCGGCAATGAGTTTTTCTCTCGTCTTTCCATCAATAAAGAAAGCGTCGTTGAAGCCGGTCAAAATGCCGCGATAAATCGAAATTGGCATATCTTTCAGAGCCGTGCCGACGTTCATTTTCTGCAATACGGAATCGTGGAGTTTGTTGCGGATACTCCATTCGCTTGCTCCGAAATTTTCTGTCGGGAACTCGAATGTCGCGGCCTTGACTTCTTTTTCGAATTCGCCGTGATAGTTCTTGCTGTTTAGCGAGCACGCCAAAACAGGCATCTTGTCGCCAGACTTTTGCGATACAAATATGCACACGTAAATGGTCGCATCGGCAAAGAACTGGACATCGCCAAAATTGAGAATTTTCTTGAGCGAAGTTTGGCTCATGAATTGTCGCAGTTCCTTGCCGTAATCCACGAGCATCCACTTGTTCGGCATGATGAACGAGAAATATCCGTTCTTTTTCAGCAGGCTGTAGGCACGTTCCACAAAAAGGCAATAAAGGTCTGCGGACTTGTTGTAGCAACTGTAATCTCGTTTGCTGTAAACGTCGCTCATCTCGCCCATGCTCTGGAGCTGCACATACGGCGGGTTTCCTATAATTGCATCGAAGCCAACAAAGCGACCTTTTTCGTCCAAAACTTCTGGAAATTCGAACATCCATTCGAGCGAGTTGGAAAAATCGATGGTATTACCCGCAGAACCATTGTATTCGTCAAACATTTCAATCTGCCCGTCTTCTACGATACGGCTTTTTAGGCCCGCAATTTTCTGACGAAGTAATACCTTGGAATTTTGCGTGCCTCCAGTTTTATAATCATTTACACATTTACGGTATTCAATAAGGGCGGTATTGAGGCTATCTTTTTTGCGGTCGTTCTTTTCTTCTGCACTTAAAAAGTCTGCGACTTTATGACCTGCATTTACAGGATACTGGCTCAGCAGCGAATCGCCGACTTTGATATTGATGTCGATGTTCGGGAGGGTCTGAAGTTGTTTGTAGCCGCTTTCCTTGGTGTAGTAGGCGTTCTTCAAAAGTTCAATCCAAAGGCGTAAACGGCAGATGTTCACGCTGTTGGGGTTCAGGTCAACGCCGAAAAGGCAATTCTCGATAATGCGACGTTTTTCGTTGAACAAGGCTTCTTGATACCGCTGGCTTTCTTCGTTGCCGGGCTTGTATTCGAACGGTTCGCCCTCATCATCAACTACAGAAAGTTCGTCGTTATCAACTTTCAAAATCAGGTCGCGACGTTTGATGCGTTTGCCGTCCGCATCGCACAAAATGTTCAATTCCGATTTGATTGCAAGCAGGCGATTAAGCGCCGACACCAAGAAATGTCCAGAGCCCACGGCGACATCGGCAACGCGGATGTCATCAACAATTTCATTCGCTTCTGAAATGTCTTCAATCTTGTCCAAGACATCTTCCAAATTTTCGCATTTCCAGGACTTTTTTTCGTTAAACTTCTGCACCACGGTCCGTTCCAGCACATCGCGGGCCATGTAGTCGGTGATGAATCCCGGCGTAAAGAAACTGCCGTCTTTGTAGCCGTTGATTTTTTCGAAGATGAGCCCGAGAACCGACGCATTGATGAGCGTTTTGCTCGTAGAGGTCACGCCGCCTTGCGCATCGCTTGCGAAGTTGTAGGCATCAAGGAACTTGAAAATATATTCCAGATTCGGGAGCGTGCCTTTTGCGCGTTTGCCGCGTTCATCCTTCAAAACGGTCTTGTTGAAAATTTCCATCTGGGCATCGGGAATGCCGCGGATTTTCAGGTGCTTTTCGTCTTCGGTCGGTTCAAACAGCGAACTGTTCAGGTAAGGGACATTCGGGTAACGCTTGAGCACGTCTTCGTCGCGGTCCTCGATTTTCTTGCCGAGCACCTTGAAAAAGAAAATATTCAGTTCGTCGAAGTTCGCTATTTTGTCTATACTCATGAACCGGTACGAAACATCGCCCTTTTGATACATGAGGATTTGCGATTCAACAAGTTTCAGGAACAGCAGGCGGTTCACCCATGTGATGCAGAGACGGAGTGCCATTGCCTCGCATTCTTCCTTGTTCGGGAAATCGTCTTCGAGCTGATAGATGGCACTTTCAAGGAGGCTCGCCTTGTCGCGATTTGCGGATTTCTTGCGTTGAATGACTTTCTTGCCACCCTTTTCTTCTTTCACTTCTTCGAGGCCGATGATGTGCAAGAGTTCCGCATAAAAATTGCGGTCGAGGCTGTTGCTGTCGTTTGCGAAAGGTCTGGCGAGGAGGGTTTCCGGGGAGAGGAATTTGAAAAGAGGGAGGAGCGGTGTGGAATGTGAAATGTGGGATGTGGAATGGATTGCTTCGTCGCTTGCGCTCCTCGCAATGACATGCGAGGCGAGTGCAGCGGAACCGCTTGCGTGTTTCATTGCCGAGCCGATGCGGTCATGCGCTTGCGCAATGACGTTTTTACAAGCATCTTCCAAATTAAAATGCACGACGTTGATGTCGCAGGAGGCGAGGAAATCGTCGATGGCGGGTTTCG
This window harbors:
- a CDS encoding Eco57I restriction-modification methylase domain-containing protein; protein product: MSIKFNSPKKSVNSAFLKLPVPVEKMEDFKLSLKNLYSKRNTAQDEEYHKGEIWNFLRKIFEPDYSVQVNRPIDLAIFNGNTASAKPAVIIEAKSPTNAAEMFSAEHPNVKSLQELVYYFMLEYVHSGNHEIKWLAITNFDEWYFFDVKDFIRYFGNKSKPIYDQFLKFKANQMSGNKTSDFYNDIAKPAIDDFLASCDINVVHFNLEDACKNVIAQAHDRIGSAMKHASGSAALASHVIARSASDEAIHSTSHISHSTPLLPLFKFLSPETLLARPFANDSNSLDRNFYAELLHIIGLEEVKEEKGGKKVIQRKKSANRDKASLLESAIYQLEDDFPNKEECEAMALRLCITWVNRLLFLKLVESQILMYQKGDVSYRFMSIDKIANFDELNIFFFKVLGKKIEDRDEDVLKRYPNVPYLNSSLFEPTEDEKHLKIRGIPDAQMEIFNKTVLKDERGKRAKGTLPNLEYIFKFLDAYNFASDAQGGVTSTSKTLINASVLGLIFEKINGYKDGSFFTPGFITDYMARDVLERTVVQKFNEKKSWKCENLEDVLDKIEDISEANEIVDDIRVADVAVGSGHFLVSALNRLLAIKSELNILCDADGKRIKRRDLILKVDNDELSVVDDEGEPFEYKPGNEESQRYQEALFNEKRRIIENCLFGVDLNPNSVNICRLRLWIELLKNAYYTKESGYKQLQTLPNIDINIKVGDSLLSQYPVNAGHKVADFLSAEEKNDRKKDSLNTALIEYRKCVNDYKTGGTQNSKVLLRQKIAGLKSRIVEDGQIEMFDEYNGSAGNTIDFSNSLEWMFEFPEVLDEKGRFVGFDAIIGNPPYVQLQSMGEMSDVYSKRDYSCYNKSADLYCLFVERAYSLLKKNGYFSFIMPNKWMLVDYGKELRQFMSQTSLKKILNFGDVQFFADATIYVCIFVSQKSGDKMPVLACSLNSKNYHGEFEKEVKAATFEFPTENFGASEWSIRNKLHDSVLQKMNVGTALKDMPISIYRGILTGFNDAFFIDGKTREKLIAEDPKSEELIKPLLRGRDINAWVTEKEDQYLIGTFPALNLDINQYPAIKNHLLSFGIEKLEQTGAKHIVNGEEIKARKKTSNKWFETQDQIGYYKEFAKPKIVYPNMTSVFPFTYDETGSFSNDKSFIITEKDNSQNLPKGTENVIASEAKQSNAKSHPGAEGDRAHLLKALLAIFNSNLVKLWIWYNCPELMGGTREIRKAYFENLRIPLENAELLQQLATLADEIITAKKNGEDTTDLETQVNTLVYQLYGITDTEEIEAVEKR
- a CDS encoding ABC-three component system protein, coding for MNSSAAGQLFGYTLQYPRALLRLIEASDDAFVSVEDFGDVGVENGEGVKISEEDKSSIAGKSPVLDRSENLWKTFYNWTQAVVNNELDANRDFFILYANHESKEDSIIVKLSKAGANNVSATLSAIKTDVIDVLSDSEHPLYKYVYCLFNQNYKLFEKIVARFELVCDKNADNVYDEIKRILKNRLMLPESRDVSVLVNCLTGWLQEELMKKIAARQVATISRKDLVKYAYPQIKKLNNDCLIDFAGSKLPGNDYAENQVNQKPTYIRQMDFVNADQDEKITAVLDFYRAGENRIKWIDDDIISKEDIAIFEKNLIDAYKSERKKISLTMQSSDDVQRGHLLMINCMDKDMQLGVHKPPYKTVAGSYHALSNNEELGWHPDWKNKLKQE